Proteins co-encoded in one Nicotiana sylvestris chromosome 7, ASM39365v2, whole genome shotgun sequence genomic window:
- the LOC138874170 gene encoding uncharacterized protein — translation MRTQKESLREFPATTWNDVYNRYSTKLRIEEDTVPRSQKEENIRSRRAENEMIRQVLGFLVSNRGIEVNPAQIKAIEEIPDILSNKKKVQRLTWRIAALGRFISKSSEKCFKFFLALKKQDHFEWNEECQQALRNLKTYLSNSPLLAKPKAGEKLLLYLAVSEVAVSAVLVREEQSRLAKWEIELSEYEIAYQPRTAIKSQVLADFSQGIQLEAEKELQVFNGANPGTWTLFIDGSSNVQEKEVRDFIWRNIICRFGVPKEIIYDNGPQFIGVQITKFFHSWQIKRIALTPYHPVGNGQAESTNKVIINNLKKQLEESKGNWPKVLPGVLWAYRTTAKTSIGETPFSLVYGAETLIPVEIGEPSTRFT, via the exons aTGAGGACACAaaaggaaagccttcgagaattcccagctacaacgtggaacgatgtttataacaggtatagcacgaagttgaggattgaggaagatactgttcctcgatctcaaaaagaagaaaatatacgTTCAAGACGTGCAGAGAACGAAATGatccg GCaagttttgggttttcttgtttctaaccgtggaattgaagtaaatcctgcacagattaaagccattgaagaaatccctgacatactttcaaacaagaaaaaagttcaaagattaacatgGAGAATTgcggccttgggaagattcatctctaaatcatcagagaagtgttttaaattcttcttagctcttaaaaagcaggatcattttgaatggaatgaggaatgtcaacaagcacttaggaatttgaaaacgtacttatcaaattcGCCtctgttggcaaaaccaaaggctggggaaaagcTACTCCTCTACCTTGCTGTTTCGGAGGTGGCGGTAAGTGCTGTTCTGGTCCGAGAAGAGCAAA gtaggttggCTAAGTGGGAAATAGAGTTAAGTGAGTACGAAattgcataccaacctagaactgctataaaatcgcaagtattagctgattttagtcagggaatacagttagaagctgaaaaagaattacaggtgttcaatggagccaacccaggaacttggactttattcattgatggctcatctaat gtgcaagaaaaggaagtcagagactttatttggcggaatatcatatgtcgattcggtgtaccaaaggagatcaTATATGATAATGGTCCTCAGTTTATTGGAGTTCAGATCACGAAATTTTTTCACagctggcaaattaaaaggattgcGTTAACAccctatcatccggtgggtaatggacaggcagaatcaacgaacaaagtcattatcaacaacttaaaGAAACAgctagaggaatcaaaaggaaactggcctaaagtgttacctggagttttatgggcttatcgcacaactgcaaaaacaagtatAGGTGAAACACCGTTCTCATTAGTTTATGGAGCTGAgactttaattccagttgagataggggaaccaagtacacggTTCACATAG
- the LOC104226472 gene encoding B3 domain-containing protein At2g36080-like, with amino-acid sequence MSINHISSSELPETVWWTKQQQYMMMDSSSKKTSSPSLFYHHHPPTPPMFGFNLNNMSSNEEDEELEEQITEDKDQNIEQREEEIPKEHLFEKPLTPSDVGKLNRLVIPKQHAEKYFPLSGNNNNNSNESGTEKGLLLGFEDESGKSWRFRYSYWNSSQSYVLTKGWSRFVKEKRLDAGDIVLFERHRFDGDRLFIGWRRRNTAVSASVQESSAVVAPPGMVGGGGWAQVYYGGSGGHPYPGAALPYQPDCLHAGRGVLQNQTTTSVNNTRRQVRLFGVNLDCEADEPSWSEPPSTPDGGGSSTSSHHHQGPGQGQASQHYYQYQFQHSKPHVAASSYNNINHNHMDMNFSRDVNQMRYHQG; translated from the exons ATGTCCATAAACCATATTTCTTCTTCAGAACTTCCAGAAACAGTGTGGTGGACTAAACAGCAACAATATATGATGATGGACTCTTCATCCAAGAAAACCTCATCCCCGTCTCTATTCtaccaccaccacccacccaccccacCCATGTTTGGCTTCAACCTTAACAACATGAGCAGTAacgaagaggacgaggaactcgaGGAACAAATCACTGAAGATAAAGACCAGAACATTGAACAACGAGAAGAAGAAATCCCAAAAGAACATTTGTTCGAGAAACCACTAACACCAAGTGATGTCGGAAAGCTTAACAGGCTTGTCATCCCAAAACAACATGCTGAGAAGTATTTTCCCCTCAGcggaaataacaataataatagtaATGAGTCGGGTACCGAAAAGGGGTTGTTACTGGGCTTTGAGGACGAGTCAGGAAAATCATGGCGATTTCGATATTCTTACTGGAACAGTAGCCAAAGTTATGTTTTGACTAAAGGTTGGAGTCGTTTTGTGAAGGAAAAAAGACTTGACGCCGGTGATATTGTTTTGTTTGAGCGCCACCGGTTTGACGGTGACCGCTTATTTATTGGGTGGAGGAGGAGGAATACCGCCGTCTCTGCCTCCGTGCAAGAGAGCAGTGCGGTGGTTGCTCCGCCAGGGATGGTGGGAGGTGGTGGGTGGGCCCAGGTATACTATGGAGGGTCAGGTGGGCATCCTTATCCAGGGGCAGCTCTTCCATACCAACCTGACTGTCTTCATGCAG GAAGAGGAGTATTGCAGAACCAAACAACAACAAGTGTGAACAACACAAGAAGACAAGTGAGGTTGTTTGGGGTTAACTTGGACTGCGAGGCCGACGAGCCGTCGTGGTCGGAGCCACCATCAACCCCAGATGGCGGTGGCTCTTCCACGTCTAGCCACCACCACCAAGGTCCGGGACAGGGTCAAGCCAGCCAACACTATTACCAATACCAATTTCAGCACTCAAAGCCTCATGTTGCTGCCTCTTCCTATAATAATATCAATCACAATCACATG GATATGAATTTCTCAAGAGATGTCAACCAGATGAGATATCACCAGGGATAA